tatgtactaAGAAAAACTTCAATACCGTTGCCTAATTATATTGATTCTTAAAATTAGCTTAAGAATATCATTAAAGAAAATGAGTTTTCATAGAAATTTTAATAGAAGTTGCTTACATGTATAATTACGTAACTATAACTAAGATTGCTTAACcatttaaaacaatattttaaaatcaaaacggGGTTCTTGTGCATTGCTATTATGTAAATCCTGTAATATCATTTTCACATCCATTAACACATCATGTATTGCTATTACTTCTTCACTATGTTAACTAAGTTTGTGGCTGATACCTGCTGCAtgcatgttattaatttttcatatgtaGATTATGCGGAAGgatttgtttagattgttgaaagaaaatgtTGGTGCAAAGTTCAATGCCTTTGTTTCAGAAAAGTTGACTCTTGTGCCTGGGGACATTTCTCAAGAGGACTTGAATTTGAAAGATCCCATTCTACGCGAAGAAATTTACAATCAAATTCATTGTATAGTCAATTTTGCTGCCACAACTAACTTTGATGAAAGGTACATATATTTGGAATCATATAAAACctttacataattatatatatagattgagAGTTACTAGCCTGTTTGGATAATAGTTACGTTGAATATAACTAACCTTCATTCTAAAGCAACAAGGAACTTGCTTCTACTTTCTTATCTTGGAAAGTGAAAAAATTCCATCGAACGTCGTTTCAAATTAAAGTCAGATTGCTCAGAGGTATacttacaaatttaaatttaattttcatgctaAAGCGTAATATAATGCGTAAAAAGTAGTCAGAGGTAAGAGAAAATGAGAAAGTATAAAGGGAGAAAGCACAAGATGCAGTGGCAGCAGAGCATTATCAGACATTATCTATTTCATTCAATATTTTCTGTGTACTTAAATCACCTTActgtatattatatttcttagtACTGATCATTACATTAATATATGCAGATACGATGTTGCATTGGGTATAAATACATTCGGAGTTAAgcatgttttgaactttgccAAAAGTTGTATTAAGCTAAAGGTGCTTGTCCACGTATCAACAGGTTAGTATTTTCTTGCTGAATATGAATACTTATACAATATCCGACTGAAAGACATAACATTTGATTTGACTATGAAATTCCAGACATTTAGTGAGTGTACTTAATTTGGGTGCACTATATGGATGCAATTCAGTATATGATAGCAGAGTCCCTATACTAGACCACATACTAAAAGATGCATCAGAATACAATAATACTAACAGGCCAAAGAGAAATATCAAAAAGTCCCATTACCTCATAGACTATGTTTAGCTCAGCAATCACAGCACGTGCTATATTTCCATTATTAGCAATTCAATACATATTAGTAATTTGTTATCATCAATATTCTGTTATAACAGAATTCAGTTACTAATAGTAGTATAAAtgtaagaagaaaaaggaaataaagatCATCCAGACTTATCTCAGTTTATCTTCTCCTTAgcattctttatttttcctGGTTCTCTAGCTTTTACTCGTATCAGTATATCTTCAGTAGACTAATTTCCTAAGTTTGCCCAAAGATTTACCAATACAATTTTGGCTTCAGCATATGTATGTGGTGAGAGAGGAGGACTCATAGTAGAGGATCCATGCCAATTGGGTGTGTCGCTAAATGGAGTGCCTGGACTAGACATTGGCATGGAAAAGAGAGTGGTGGAGGATAAGATGAACCAACTTCATGAAGAGGGAGCCACGGAGGAGGATGTTAAAATGGCCATGAAAGACTTGGGTATGAAAAGGTTAGAATCTACTACTTCCAATTTGTGGTCACTTCCTTCTTGTCACCTTGAATAGAAATAAGAAAGTTGAATAACATATAACTcaaaaaaatcttaagattttgGATTAAAGTATGGAATTAGATTtacattttgtattttctcgTGGTTGATTGGTAAAGATCTCCCTTGTGTTTAACCTCCTTCTATGCACAACACTTTTATATATAGTTTGacctttttaaaattacttaagtttcaatttgttaaaatttgGTTAAAGTTTAACATGGTAGATTGCATATACTAACAAACACCAAAACTAATTAACTGTGTTTGGTTGTTTCTTTAATAAATTCAGAGCAACTTTATATGGATGGCCAAACACATATGTCTTCACAAAAGCAATGGGAGAAATGCTTGTAGAAACTCTAAAGAAAAATATGTCTGTTATTATTGTACGTCCCACAATGATTACCAGTACTTACAAAGAACCTTTCCCTGGATGGGTTGAAGGAGTAAGGTAAATCACCAAATTTGATTTGTCATCCACTTTATTCATGTGCATGCATTGTGTTCTCTCCTTGTGTTGCACTAGCTAGTTTACATCATTTTATTTCCCTTTAATTAATTTGCTTTAAATACCTAGACAACAAGACTATAAGCTCATAAGTCATAACCcagattttctttttatcttggGACATTTTGCAGAACCATAGATAGTGTAATTGTTGCTTATGGCAAAGGAAAACTACCATGCTTCCTTCTAGACATCAACGCAATTTTTGACGTGGTGAGTCATTAAtgaaaagtaatatatatatgctATTAAGTGTTAACCTGCTCATTCTAACCCAAACTTTTTTTTGTCAAGGACATCTAGCTCAATTAATTGAGTAAGATACATGAGTTATTGTAAACTTCCAattcaattcttaaaaataaaaaaaaaactattttttgttcCAATAAAACATACAATTCAATACATCATTTACTCAtcatatatgaatattttaattaatgctGCGTTTGGAGCAGATACCAGCAGATATGGTAGTGAATGCAATAATAACTACCTTGGTGGCTCATGCAAATCAACCTTGtgataatattatatatcaagTAGGTTCCTCTATTGCAAATCCAATAAGATACCACAATCTCAAAGACTACATCTATAGATATTTCAAGGCAAAACCATGGGTGAACAAAGAGGGAAATCCTGTAATGGTCGGCAAAGTTACTGTATTGGACACCATGACTAGCTTCCAGAGATACATGTTCATTCGTTACTTGCTTCCATTGAAGGTTGTGTATAATTATAAGTAATCTTCAATTTTTACTTCATATTTCTCTATTGATCACACAGAAAGTGATAACTTAATTTGCATTTGAATAGGGACTAGAGCTAGCCAATGTAGCCTTTTGTCAATATTTTCAAGGAATGTGTCTTGACATTAGAAGGAAGATCCATATAGTGATGCAATTGGTCGACCTTTACAAGCCCTACGTGTTCTTCAAAGGCGTGTAAGTTAATTGATTAGCAACaaaaaagattttaatattgattaattttctAAGACTAGCTTGTTTTACACACAGATTTGATAATATGAACACAGAAAAGTTGCAAACAGCGGTCAGACAAGGTGAGGTAGAGATGGAATATTCGGTTTACTTTGACCCTAAAATGATTGATTGGGAAGACTACTTCATGAATATCCATATTCCTGGTATAGTCAAGTATGTCTTCAAGTAATATCTactctgaaatttaaattggatcttttatcttttgtgtTTTAAAACTTGAACATCTTTAGTAGGAAAAATCCTCTTTGTTTAGTCATTCTCTCCTTCTCCTCCATTAtccattctttttcttcttctatcccCATCAACCCCTAAAGTGTAAAGTCTTTTATGGTAATGAGAGGTTAAATTCCTTATTGTTCGGAGTCTGGCAGGTCAAATTCTTGTAACGTAATTCTtccttactatctatttaatgtaatttaatttttattgttcttttctgtgctttattttattgattgtgGTCTGATCATTCATGTTCATGTATTGTTTAGGAAGTAATGCAttggaaaaatattattttctagaGAACTGGGAAAGGACATTTAAATGAAATCATTTTTAGGAATAAAGTGATGTTTGTTTAGCCTATTTCATACATCTTTAATCTTAatgtgatttattattttatctttgcaaaGGAACTTggaagagaaaatagataaattaggctcttcatgCGGAGAGCCAAAGATAGAGTATCATAGTGGATGCAAGTAAAAAATTGGATAATattagatagaaaaaaaattaacattgcaTCACAAGTAGTTTTGACATGTTATGCCTCAACATAATTTCCTTCTAAAGAAGTCACCTTTTCCATtcaaattattgtttatttttctatctTCTTGCCTTTCACTTTTCCCTTTAATTTTTCAGTTAcaatttcttatcttttctaCCCTCTAAATTGCTTGAAAATTAGGTTTACaccaatctaagtacaaacaaagtccctatgGACTCATACTCAAACTTCCGttttactttactacttgtgataatTTGATACTCTTGTCAATGAATTAACAATATTCATTCCCGTTCCCATGTAAAGATTAAGGTAATGATCGTATTTTATCGTCCACTATGATCTTGAATGTGATTGTCTCCCTGAATGATATTTGGGGTCTTTGtcataacaaaaattattttaattatgatattatttgatCTTTGGTATCCAGTTgtgtaaaatatttgaaagaatttttattatcatacatAATGATCTAAAGTAGGATGGTCTCCCatgaataatatttatgatttgta
The nucleotide sequence above comes from Glycine soja cultivar W05 chromosome 11, ASM419377v2, whole genome shotgun sequence. Encoded proteins:
- the LOC114374791 gene encoding fatty acyl-CoA reductase 3-like isoform X1; its protein translation is MELGSITDFLQNKNILVIGATGFLAKIFVEKVLRVQPNVKKLYLLLRATDAESASQRLHNEIMRKDLFRLLKENVGAKFNAFVSEKLTLVPGDISQEDLNLKDPILREEIYNQIHCIVNFAATTNFDERYDVALGINTFGVKHVLNFAKSCIKLKVLVHVSTAYVCGERGGLIVEDPCQLGVSLNGVPGLDIGMEKRVVEDKMNQLHEEGATEEDVKMAMKDLGMKRATLYGWPNTYVFTKAMGEMLVETLKKNMSVIIVRPTMITSTYKEPFPGWVEGVRTIDSVIVAYGKGKLPCFLLDINAIFDVIPADMVVNAIITTLVAHANQPCDNIIYQVGSSIANPIRYHNLKDYIYRYFKAKPWVNKEGNPVMVGKVTVLDTMTSFQRYMFIRYLLPLKGLELANVAFCQYFQGMCLDIRRKIHIVMQLVDLYKPYVFFKGVFDNMNTEKLQTAVRQGEVEMEYSVYFDPKMIDWEDYFMNIHIPGIVKYVFK
- the LOC114374791 gene encoding fatty acyl-CoA reductase 3-like isoform X2, yielding MRKDLFRLLKENVGAKFNAFVSEKLTLVPGDISQEDLNLKDPILREEIYNQIHCIVNFAATTNFDERYDVALGINTFGVKHVLNFAKSCIKLKVLVHVSTAYVCGERGGLIVEDPCQLGVSLNGVPGLDIGMEKRVVEDKMNQLHEEGATEEDVKMAMKDLGMKRATLYGWPNTYVFTKAMGEMLVETLKKNMSVIIVRPTMITSTYKEPFPGWVEGVRTIDSVIVAYGKGKLPCFLLDINAIFDVIPADMVVNAIITTLVAHANQPCDNIIYQVGSSIANPIRYHNLKDYIYRYFKAKPWVNKEGNPVMVGKVTVLDTMTSFQRYMFIRYLLPLKGLELANVAFCQYFQGMCLDIRRKIHIVMQLVDLYKPYVFFKGVFDNMNTEKLQTAVRQGEVEMEYSVYFDPKMIDWEDYFMNIHIPGIVKYVFK